A genomic segment from Alkalilimnicola ehrlichii MLHE-1 encodes:
- a CDS encoding urease accessory protein UreF has product MSTETNPGLAQRRLWQLISPTLPIGAYSYSAGLEYAVEAGWLRNADAVADWLQGQLHHALAPVDIPALARLHAAWQSDDAVAVHYWSQWLRACRETKELREEDRHVGQALARLLRDLDLPEAAPWVDDPIAGWPTLYALAVARWAIPLETAAEAYLWAWCENQVSAAIKLVPLGQTAGQRLLLEMAEPVGEAARQGLALEDEEMGGGLPGVALASSLHETQYSRLFRS; this is encoded by the coding sequence ATGAGCACTGAGACCAACCCCGGCCTGGCCCAACGGCGGCTCTGGCAGCTGATCAGTCCCACCCTGCCCATCGGTGCCTACAGCTACTCCGCCGGGCTCGAATACGCCGTGGAGGCGGGCTGGCTGCGCAATGCCGATGCCGTGGCCGACTGGCTGCAGGGCCAACTCCACCACGCCCTGGCACCGGTGGACATTCCCGCCCTGGCCCGCCTGCACGCGGCCTGGCAAAGCGACGACGCCGTGGCCGTCCATTACTGGAGTCAGTGGCTGCGCGCCTGCCGGGAAACCAAGGAACTGCGCGAGGAGGATCGCCACGTGGGCCAGGCCCTCGCGCGGTTGCTGCGCGACCTGGACCTGCCCGAGGCCGCCCCCTGGGTGGACGACCCCATCGCCGGCTGGCCCACCCTGTACGCCCTGGCCGTCGCCCGCTGGGCCATCCCCCTGGAGACCGCCGCCGAGGCCTACCTCTGGGCCTGGTGCGAGAACCAGGTGTCCGCCGCCATCAAGCTGGTGCCCCTGGGCCAGACCGCCGGCCAGCGACTGCTGCTGGAAATGGCCGAACCCGTGGGCGAGGCCGCCCGCCAGGGGCTTGCCCTCGAAGACGAGGAAATGGGCGGTGGCCTGCCCGGCGTGGCCCTGGCCAGCAGCCTGCACGAAACCCAGTACTCCCGGCTCTTCAGGAGCTGA
- the ureG gene encoding urease accessory protein UreG gives MKDKPALRVGIGGPVGSGKTALVEALCKALRDHYEIAVVTNDIYTREDAEFLTRNGALPADRIIGVETGGCPHTAIREDASMNLAAVGDLNQRFPELEVVFIESGGDNLSATFSPELSDLTLYVIDVCAGDKIPRKGGPGITRSDLLVINKIDLAAGVGASLEVMDRDSRRMRGDRPFIFTNLHAGEGLESVIDFIIREGMLDRKPGLAPA, from the coding sequence ATGAAAGACAAACCCGCCCTCAGAGTCGGCATCGGTGGCCCGGTGGGCTCCGGCAAGACCGCCCTGGTCGAGGCCCTGTGCAAGGCCCTGCGCGACCACTACGAGATCGCCGTGGTCACCAACGACATCTACACCCGCGAAGACGCCGAATTCCTGACCCGAAATGGTGCACTCCCCGCCGACCGCATCATCGGCGTCGAGACCGGCGGCTGCCCCCACACCGCCATCCGCGAGGACGCCTCCATGAACCTCGCCGCCGTGGGCGACCTCAACCAGCGCTTCCCCGAGCTGGAAGTCGTCTTCATCGAGAGCGGCGGCGACAACCTCTCCGCCACCTTCAGCCCCGAACTCTCCGACCTTACTCTCTACGTCATCGACGTCTGCGCCGGGGACAAGATCCCCCGCAAGGGCGGTCCCGGCATCACCCGCTCCGACCTGCTGGTCATCAACAAAATCGACCTGGCCGCAGGCGTCGGCGCCTCCCTCGAGGTCATGGACCGGGACAGCCGCCGCATGCGCGGCGATCGGCCCTTCATCTTCACCAACCTCCACGCCGGTGAGGGGCTGGAATCCGTGATCGATTTCATCATCCGGGAGGGCATGCTCGACCGGAAGCCGGGTCTTGCACCAGCGTGA